One Campylobacter sp. MG1 genomic window carries:
- a CDS encoding tetratricopeptide repeat protein, whose protein sequence is MLKRIFLIGALAPILIAEISAFDAGNVNVDEPYGLTENEKVLLENKKKVENLSKGYTGVDFKTNKALERIDGIQSVVDSLSDKTYNFETKLLEVEKFSNEKSVSVDQEIESIKKELKNQSNKINQLSKAVKELTTLVESINAKKVVSAENIITADKEENKTISTSMSAADKLKEAMRLYDIKDYDNSAKLFEELISVKHKPAQCNFYLGQIAYSQKSYKEAVYYYKTSSDLYKAQGVQAPNMPLILLNTANSLKALKEVDKANNFYAALKKQFPNSDEARSIN, encoded by the coding sequence ATGTTAAAAAGAATTTTTTTAATAGGGGCTTTAGCCCCTATTCTTATCGCAGAAATTTCAGCTTTTGACGCAGGTAATGTAAATGTTGATGAGCCTTATGGATTAACAGAAAATGAAAAGGTATTACTTGAAAATAAAAAAAAGGTTGAAAATTTAAGCAAGGGTTATACTGGGGTTGATTTTAAAACAAACAAAGCTTTAGAAAGAATTGATGGAATTCAAAGTGTTGTTGATAGTTTGAGCGATAAAACTTATAATTTTGAGACAAAATTATTAGAGGTTGAAAAATTTTCTAATGAAAAATCGGTTAGTGTTGACCAAGAAATTGAATCAATAAAAAAAGAATTAAAAAATCAAAGCAATAAGATAAATCAACTAAGTAAAGCAGTAAAAGAGCTCACAACTTTAGTTGAAAGTATAAATGCAAAAAAAGTTGTCAGTGCTGAAAATATTATTACAGCTGATAAGGAAGAAAATAAAACTATTTCTACTAGTATGAGTGCAGCTGATAAACTGAAAGAGGCTATGAGATTATATGATATTAAAGATTATGATAATTCAGCAAAATTATTTGAAGAGTTAATTAGCGTAAAGCACAAGCCAGCTCAATGTAATTTTTATTTAGGTCAGATTGCATATTCCCAAAAGTCTTATAAAGAGGCTGTTTATTATTATAAAACAAGTTCAGATTTATATAAAGCTCAAGGAGTACAAGCACCTAATATGCCTTTAATTTTATTAAATACAGCTAACAGTTTAAAAGCTTTAAAAGAAGTTGATAAAGCAAATAACTTTTATGCAGCACTTAAAAAACAATTTCCGAATTCAGATGAAGCTAGAAGTATAAATTAA
- a CDS encoding ExbD/TolR family protein produces MKNDFLNDSPELNITPLVDVMLVLVVILMLIVPNVKYDENINLPDGSKSSQSTAKKDDMRISVKKDYVIFNNKKYTHIEFGDNFNLEKSNFDTEKVVFIAGDKDISYDLLMQVLTIVKKAGFLKISLQTK; encoded by the coding sequence TGAAAAATGATTTTTTAAACGATAGTCCAGAGTTAAATATAACTCCATTAGTGGATGTTATGTTGGTTTTAGTTGTGATTTTAATGCTTATAGTTCCTAATGTTAAATACGATGAAAATATTAATTTGCCTGATGGTTCTAAAAGTTCTCAATCAACAGCAAAAAAAGATGATATGCGTATTAGTGTAAAAAAAGATTATGTTATTTTTAATAATAAAAAATACACTCATATTGAATTTGGAGATAATTTTAATTTAGAAAAAAGCAATTTTGATACTGAAAAAGTCGTGTTTATTGCTGGTGATAAAGATATTAGTTATGATTTATTGATGCAAGTATTAACGATAGTTAAAAAAGCAGGATTTTTGAAAATTTCACTTCAAACAAAATGA
- a CDS encoding FKBP-type peptidyl-prolyl cis-trans isomerase, giving the protein MAIEKDSVVSFSFILRDAKTNEILEDNSNLPVSFLLGRGHILESLEEELAKLNIGEESDILITKDKAWQEYDENLIQELPKEQFAGIELREGLELFGENEDGSNVRVIVKEIKDSSVVIDYNHPYAGKDLLFTVLVSDVRAATEDELASGAVSQPGGCGCGHHGQEGCKGDGSCGQHEHHHHNDGCCGHEHNHGGCCGH; this is encoded by the coding sequence ATGGCTATAGAAAAAGATAGTGTAGTATCATTTAGTTTTATATTACGTGATGCTAAAACAAATGAAATATTAGAAGATAATTCAAATTTACCAGTTTCTTTTTTATTAGGTAGAGGACATATTTTAGAGTCTTTAGAAGAAGAATTAGCTAAGCTTAATATTGGGGAAGAAAGTGATATTTTAATTACTAAAGATAAAGCTTGGCAAGAATATGATGAGAATTTAATTCAAGAATTACCAAAAGAACAATTCGCAGGTATTGAATTAAGAGAAGGTTTGGAATTATTTGGTGAAAACGAAGATGGTTCTAATGTTAGGGTTATTGTTAAAGAAATTAAAGATAGTAGTGTAGTAATTGATTATAATCATCCTTATGCTGGTAAAGATTTGTTATTTACAGTTTTAGTAAGTGATGTAAGAGCTGCTACTGAAGATGAATTAGCTAGTGGTGCTGTATCACAGCCTGGTGGTTGCGGTTGTGGTCATCATGGTCAAGAAGGTTGTAAAGGAGATGGTAGTTGTGGACAACACGAGCATCATCACCATAATGACGGCTGTTGTGGTCATGAGCATAATCATGGCGGTTGTTGCGGTCATTAA
- the tolB gene encoding Tol-Pal system protein TolB (forms dimers; may be involved in cell envelope integrity; interacts with outer membrane proteins and with the C-terminal domain of inner membrane protein TolA) — translation MKKICLIFISIICLNANIIMDVVGEQEVLAKIRITTSTPIDSNFDNMIKNDINVSSKFEIVSDNANYELDYKLRNVGDNYELELTLNNFENKLKYTKTYSYPRSAYAFLSHKAISQMLKDLNIVDVDWMNRKILLTRKIAAKQSQILVADYTLNYQKVVMQGGLNLFAKWADTEQTSFYYTDYNKDMLSIYKYNLLNNQKTLVTQSYGMLALTDVSKDGLKALLTKTVQDQPEVYLMDLNTKTQTRLTNYNGIDVSAKFIGNNSFVFVSDRSSYPNLYIQNFGSANANQLVYHGRNNSAFSVYDNYIAYSSREKSGDFNIYLMAIDSQYVRQLTLNGRNTFPSFSHDGKTIMFIKSLGMQSSLGILRLDENKVYHFPLKVGKISTLDW, via the coding sequence ATGAAAAAAATATGTTTAATTTTTATTAGTATTATTTGCTTAAATGCAAATATTATTATGGATGTAGTTGGTGAACAAGAAGTGCTAGCTAAGATTAGAATTACTACTAGTACTCCTATTGATTCTAATTTTGATAATATGATAAAAAACGATATTAATGTTAGTTCTAAATTTGAGATAGTTAGCGATAATGCTAATTATGAGTTAGATTATAAGTTACGTAATGTAGGTGATAACTATGAACTTGAGCTAACTTTAAATAATTTTGAAAATAAGTTAAAATACACAAAAACTTATTCATACCCAAGAAGTGCCTATGCTTTTTTATCACATAAGGCGATTTCACAGATGTTAAAAGATTTAAATATTGTTGATGTTGATTGGATGAATAGAAAAATACTTTTAACAAGAAAAATTGCTGCAAAGCAAAGTCAAATTTTAGTAGCTGATTATACATTAAACTACCAAAAAGTTGTAATGCAAGGTGGGTTAAATTTATTTGCTAAGTGGGCAGATACTGAACAAACATCATTTTACTACACAGATTACAATAAAGATATGCTAAGTATTTATAAATATAATTTATTAAATAACCAAAAAACATTAGTAACACAAAGCTATGGTATGTTAGCATTAACTGATGTTAGTAAAGATGGTTTAAAGGCATTACTTACTAAAACAGTGCAAGATCAACCTGAAGTTTATTTGATGGATTTAAATACTAAAACACAAACTAGACTTACTAATTATAATGGTATAGATGTTAGTGCTAAATTTATAGGAAATAATTCATTTGTTTTTGTGAGTGATAGAAGTTCATATCCAAATTTATACATACAAAATTTTGGTTCAGCTAATGCAAATCAATTAGTGTATCATGGTAGGAACAATTCAGCATTTAGTGTATATGATAATTATATAGCTTATTCTAGTCGTGAAAAATCAGGAGATTTTAATATTTATTTGATGGCAATAGATTCACAATATGTAAGGCAATTAACATTAAATGGTAGAAATACATTTCCAAGTTTTAGTCATGATGGAAAAACAATAATGTTTATAAAATCACTAGGGATGCAAAGTTCATTAGGAATTTTAAGGCTTGATGAGAATAAAGTGTATCATTTTCCACTAAAAGTTGGTAAAATTTCAACTTTAGATTGGTAA
- the recO gene encoding recombination protein RecO — translation MQGIILNTFSVRDKDLIVFILSSEELVKCYRFYGVRHSHLIVGNIIDYELSIQPLFLPKLHSTMQLALPWNDYEIIKAWQSFCVLLYEHLKDNQECGSFYYDLCNQIITRLSIQDYKRVFLDAYASLLEYEGRLNFSEFCYECSIKLKDFFMIGEGFLMYCSSCKNTIKINKFKMEIYIKTKSSAIFEDDEIDKLYLVFSKKI, via the coding sequence TTGCAAGGAATAATTTTAAATACCTTTAGCGTTAGGGATAAAGATTTAATAGTCTTTATCCTAAGTAGCGAAGAATTAGTAAAATGCTATAGATTTTACGGAGTTAGACACTCACATTTAATAGTCGGAAATATTATTGATTATGAGCTAAGTATTCAGCCTTTATTTTTGCCAAAATTACATTCAACAATGCAACTAGCCTTGCCTTGGAATGATTATGAGATTATTAAGGCTTGGCAGAGTTTTTGTGTGCTTTTGTATGAGCATTTAAAAGATAATCAAGAGTGTGGAAGTTTTTATTATGATTTGTGTAATCAAATAATAACAAGACTTTCTATACAAGATTATAAGAGAGTGTTTTTAGACGCTTATGCAAGTCTTTTAGAATATGAGGGTCGTTTAAATTTTAGTGAATTTTGTTATGAGTGTAGTATAAAATTAAAAGATTTTTTTATGATAGGTGAAGGTTTTTTAATGTATTGTTCTAGTTGTAAAAATACTATAAAAATTAATAAATTTAAAATGGAAATTTATATAAAAACAAAAAGTTCAGCTATTTTTGAAGATGATGAAATTGATAAATTATATTTAGTTTTTTCTAAAAAAATTTGA
- a CDS encoding ATP-binding protein: MCEHLFKNELSKRLIKEVARACDKFNLIEEGDKVLVGLSGGKDSLSLLMLLKHMQRAVPFKFEFEAVTLSYGMGEDYKYLSNYCKILGIKHTIIESNIYEISSEKIRQNSSFCSFFSRMRRGYLYTYAKENGFNKLALGHHLDDAIESFFMNFTYNGALRTLAVKFTSAQGITVIRPLIFVRERMLRENAIKNGLKTIGDEACPAMRFDVKMPHARAETKELLASLEAQNPKLFKSLENAFFNIHYDTFFANEGANYCKE, translated from the coding sequence ATGTGCGAACATTTGTTTAAAAATGAGCTTAGCAAAAGACTTATTAAAGAAGTAGCAAGAGCTTGTGATAAGTTTAATTTAATTGAAGAAGGCGATAAGGTTTTAGTAGGACTTAGCGGTGGAAAAGATAGCTTAAGCTTACTGATGCTACTTAAACATATGCAAAGAGCAGTCCCATTTAAGTTTGAATTTGAAGCAGTAACGCTTAGCTATGGAATGGGCGAAGATTATAAATATCTAAGTAATTATTGCAAGATTTTAGGCATAAAGCATACAATAATTGAAAGTAATATTTATGAGATTTCTAGTGAAAAAATCCGTCAAAATTCAAGCTTTTGCTCGTTTTTCTCTCGTATGAGAAGGGGATATTTATACACTTATGCTAAGGAAAATGGCTTTAATAAATTAGCTTTAGGACACCATTTAGATGATGCTATTGAGAGCTTTTTTATGAATTTTACTTATAATGGAGCTTTAAGAACACTTGCTGTGAAATTCACTTCAGCACAAGGAATTACCGTAATTCGTCCTTTGATATTTGTTCGTGAAAGAATGCTAAGAGAAAATGCTATTAAAAATGGTCTTAAAACAATAGGAGATGAAGCTTGTCCTGCTATGAGATTTGATGTAAAAATGCCACACGCAAGAGCAGAAACAAAAGAGCTTTTAGCAAGTCTTGAAGCACAAAACCCAAAATTATTTAAAAGTCTTGAAAATGCCTTTTTTAACATTCATTACGATACTTTTTTTGCAAACGAAGGTGCTAATTATTGCAAGGAATAA
- a CDS encoding OmpA family protein encodes MKKLAYAVVFAALVVGCSQKATVETPKVVEQTPSFNVNTQEDANSRLQRINSSLQSVYFDFDKYDIRSDMYGVISNNAGLLNNDGKDFNIVVEGNCDEWGSEEYNQALGLKRAKAVKDALETQGVSNSRIVVKSYGENNPVCSEKTKDCDAQNRRAETKVQF; translated from the coding sequence ATGAAAAAATTAGCTTATGCTGTTGTTTTTGCAGCGTTAGTTGTAGGTTGTAGCCAAAAAGCTACAGTAGAAACTCCAAAGGTGGTAGAACAAACTCCTAGTTTTAATGTTAATACACAAGAAGACGCAAATTCTAGATTACAAAGAATTAATAGTTCTTTACAAAGTGTATATTTTGATTTTGATAAATACGATATCCGTTCAGATATGTATGGTGTAATATCAAATAATGCTGGTTTATTAAACAATGATGGTAAAGATTTTAATATTGTTGTTGAAGGTAACTGTGATGAGTGGGGTAGTGAAGAATATAACCAAGCTTTAGGTTTAAAAAGAGCAAAAGCAGTTAAAGATGCTTTAGAAACTCAAGGCGTTAGCAATTCAAGAATAGTTGTAAAAAGCTATGGTGAAAACAACCCAGTATGTAGTGAAAAAACTAAAGATTGTGATGCTCAAAATCGTAGAGCAGAAACTAAAGTTCAATTCTAA
- the aldA gene encoding aldehyde dehydrogenase, whose translation MKSYQMYIDGEFVAEKREMAPVYNPATKEQVSEYPLGTRDDAKRALEAAKRAGKNWEALPAIERANYLKKIAQLIRRDRVKLADILQEEQGKVRGLAEVEIDFTADYLDYMAGFARTYEGEIIQSDRANENIFLFRTAIGVTTGILPWNFPFFLIVRKLAPAFVTGNTIVIKPSSETPNNAFEFAKLAHEAGVPKGVFSLVSGKGSEVGDELSSNPLIGMVSVTGSVEAGVRVMQAAAKNVIKVNLELGGKAPAIVCKDANMDLVIPAIKASRICNNGQVCNCAERVYVHKSRYDEFINKMADEFSKITFGNTAKGNFDMGPLVNEAGVKNADAMLKRALEQGAKLEVGGKITDTSGYFYPATLLSNADHKSDIMQKEIFAPILPVTSFDTLDEAIDMANDCEYGLTSSIYTENLNTAMRACREIKFGETYINRENFEAMQGFHAGFRKSGIGGADGKHGLYEYLATHVVYLDYNTKFNG comes from the coding sequence ATGAAGAGTTATCAAATGTATATTGATGGTGAGTTTGTTGCCGAAAAAAGAGAAATGGCACCTGTTTATAATCCTGCTACAAAAGAGCAAGTTAGTGAGTATCCACTAGGCACAAGAGATGATGCTAAAAGAGCGCTTGAAGCTGCAAAAAGAGCGGGTAAAAACTGGGAAGCACTTCCAGCTATTGAACGCGCAAATTACCTTAAAAAAATCGCACAATTAATTCGTAGAGATAGAGTAAAACTAGCTGATATTTTACAAGAAGAGCAAGGCAAGGTTAGAGGTTTAGCTGAAGTTGAGATTGATTTTACGGCTGATTATTTAGATTATATGGCAGGATTTGCAAGAACTTATGAAGGCGAAATCATTCAAAGCGATAGAGCAAATGAAAATATCTTTTTATTTAGAACTGCAATTGGTGTTACTACAGGAATTTTACCTTGGAACTTCCCGTTTTTCTTAATAGTTAGAAAACTTGCACCTGCGTTTGTAACAGGAAATACAATAGTAATTAAGCCAAGTAGCGAAACTCCAAACAACGCATTTGAATTTGCAAAATTAGCTCATGAAGCTGGAGTTCCTAAAGGAGTTTTCTCACTTGTTAGCGGAAAAGGAAGTGAGGTTGGAGATGAGCTAAGCTCAAACCCACTTATTGGAATGGTAAGCGTAACAGGTAGCGTAGAAGCTGGAGTTAGAGTTATGCAAGCAGCTGCAAAAAATGTTATAAAAGTAAATCTTGAGCTTGGTGGAAAAGCACCTGCAATCGTATGCAAAGATGCAAATATGGATTTAGTAATTCCTGCAATTAAAGCAAGTAGAATTTGTAATAACGGACAAGTTTGCAATTGTGCAGAACGCGTATATGTGCATAAATCAAGATATGATGAGTTTATTAACAAAATGGCTGATGAATTTAGCAAAATTACATTCGGAAATACTGCAAAAGGTAATTTTGATATGGGACCACTTGTAAATGAAGCGGGTGTTAAAAATGCTGATGCAATGCTAAAACGCGCACTTGAGCAAGGTGCAAAATTAGAAGTTGGTGGTAAGATTACTGATACTAGTGGATATTTCTACCCAGCTACACTACTTAGCAATGCAGACCATAAAAGCGATATTATGCAAAAAGAAATCTTTGCGCCGATTTTACCAGTTACTAGCTTTGATACTTTAGATGAAGCAATTGATATGGCAAATGATTGTGAATATGGGCTTACAAGTAGTATTTATACAGAAAATCTAAACACAGCTATGAGAGCTTGCCGTGAGATTAAGTTTGGCGAAACTTATATAAATCGTGAGAATTTTGAAGCTATGCAAGGCTTTCACGCAGGATTTAGAAAAAGTGGCATAGGTGGTGCTGATGGTAAGCATGGACTTTATGAATATCTTGCAACTCATGTTGTTTATCTTGATTACAATACTAAATTCAACGGATAA
- a CDS encoding ACP S-malonyltransferase, translated as MNYAFLYPGQGSQSAFMGQELFDNFEFVRKTYDEVSSFCGIDFKELIFSKNDRLDISEFTQPAILLNSIMYYKVFEKLLEENGISLRKKDDIKPFISYENTPSLGHSLGEFSALCANNALELKNALKLVNMRGKYMQECASSENPASMMVILGLDDNLVEEICAKANKENKQIYAANYNCDGQIVVAGLKKDLENSIDDFKNAGAKRAMLLNMSVASHCPLMQSAANKLEKELLFNDDFIPVISNAFTKPYSTKNEAILAIKEQLIKPVLYKQSIKSIENSVDGFIEFGSSVLCGLNKKITNKPSISIKSLEDIENFIKTFKENL; from the coding sequence ATGAATTACGCATTTTTATACCCAGGTCAAGGTTCTCAAAGTGCTTTTATGGGTCAAGAATTATTTGATAATTTTGAGTTTGTAAGAAAAACTTATGATGAAGTTAGTAGTTTTTGTGGTATTGATTTTAAAGAATTAATTTTTAGTAAAAATGATAGATTAGATATAAGTGAATTTACCCAACCTGCAATATTACTAAATAGCATTATGTATTATAAAGTATTTGAAAAATTATTAGAAGAAAATGGAATTTCTTTAAGAAAAAAAGATGATATAAAGCCTTTTATTAGTTATGAAAACACTCCATCTTTAGGACATTCTTTAGGAGAATTTTCGGCTTTATGTGCAAATAATGCACTTGAATTAAAAAATGCTTTAAAGCTAGTAAATATGCGTGGAAAATATATGCAAGAATGTGCAAGTAGCGAAAATCCTGCTTCTATGATGGTTATTTTAGGTTTAGATGATAATTTAGTAGAAGAAATTTGTGCTAAAGCAAATAAGGAAAATAAGCAAATCTATGCTGCAAATTACAATTGCGATGGTCAAATAGTTGTAGCTGGGCTTAAAAAGGATTTAGAAAATAGCATAGATGATTTTAAAAATGCTGGAGCAAAAAGAGCAATGCTGCTTAATATGAGCGTAGCAAGTCATTGTCCTTTAATGCAAAGTGCAGCTAATAAATTAGAAAAAGAATTGTTATTTAATGATGATTTCATACCAGTAATCTCAAATGCTTTTACAAAGCCTTATAGCACTAAAAATGAAGCCATTTTAGCTATAAAAGAGCAACTTATTAAGCCTGTTTTATATAAACAAAGCATAAAAAGTATAGAAAATAGCGTTGATGGTTTTATAGAATTTGGAAGCAGTGTTTTATGCGGACTTAATAAAAAAATAACAAACAAACCAAGTATTAGTATAAAAAGCCTAGAAGATATTGAAAATTTTATAAAAACATTTAAGGAAAACCTATGA